A stretch of Pygocentrus nattereri isolate fPygNat1 chromosome 8, fPygNat1.pri, whole genome shotgun sequence DNA encodes these proteins:
- the LOC119263833 gene encoding uncharacterized protein LOC119263833: MAQAAIIILLLYKIYSVPAVRNSEPVVISAEPGKEVTITCTFVDDSSADVRIWYKQRLEHIPLEVGSKCKDKDPVMSPRFKQTRFKIDRIVNGISLRIKNVTKEDEGMYFCGLSRQKEMNFSTATFLAVTGQSDISVLQTPVRGSVSPGEPVTLQCTVISEIRAADLRVLWFRAAAGQSFPEIIYTHQNSSSRQCEISSSTTCSLYEFSKNILDQHHTGTYYCAVAACGKIIFGNGASVELTSPVDPTVFYLGAALGICVIVICVQAIQNRSDVT, encoded by the exons ATGGCTCAAGCTGCGATTATCATCTTACTTCTCTACAAGATAT ACTCTGTTCCAGCAGTGAGAAATTCAGAGCCAGTAGTCATCTCAGCTGAGCCTGGTAAAGAGGTCACTATCACCTGCACATTTGTAGATGACTCTAGTGCAGATGTTAGGATTTGGTACAAACAAAGACTGGAGCACATTCCACTGGAAGTGGGATCAAAGTGTAAAGATAAGGACCCAGTAATGTCACCACGTTTCAAACAAACAAGATTTAAAATAGACAGAATAGTGAATGGCATTTCTCTCAGGATTAAAAATGTTACTAAAGaagatgaaggaatgtacttctgtgggctgagcagacagaaagagatgaaCTTTTCTACTGCTACATTCTTGGCTGTAACAG GACAGTCAGACATATCAGTGCTCCAAACTCCAGTAAgggggtcagtttctccaggagagccggtcactctgcagtgcacggtcatctctgagatcagagcagcagatctccgagtgctctggttcagagctgctgcaggacaatcctttcctgaaatcatttacactcatcagaacagcagcagccgtcagtgtgagatcagtTCTTCTACAACCTGCTCTCTGTATGAGTTCTCTAAGAACATCCTCGACCAGCACCacactggaacttactactgcgcTGTGGCTGCTTGTGGGAAGATCATTTTTGGGAATGGAGCATCAGTAGAACTga CCTCTCCTGTGGATCCCACTGTGTTCTATCTGGGAGCAGCTTTGGGAATCTGTGTGATTGTGATCTGTGTTCAAGCCATTCAAAACCGCAGCG ATGTgacatga
- the LOC119263853 gene encoding uncharacterized protein LOC119263853 gives MMAQAAIIILLLYKIYSVPAVRNSEPVVISAEPGKEVTITCTFVDDSSADVRIWYKQRLEHIPLEVGSKCKDKDPVMSPRFKQTRFKIDRIVNGISLRIKNVTKEDEGMYFCGLSRQKEMNFSTATFLAVTGQSDISVLQTPVRGSVSPGEPVTLQCTVISEIRAADLRVLWFRAAAGQSFPEIIYTHQNSSSRQCEISSSTTCSLYEFSKNILDQHHTGTYYCAVAACGKIIFGNGASVELTSPVDPTVFYLGAALGICVIVICVQAIQNRSGRDRDSVVENKASQNSAAVELSYAAKSLRMKSGCSGHSVYSEVRYFSVTDPNNH, from the exons ATGATGGCTCAAGCTGCGATTATCATCTTACTTCTCTACAAGATAT ACTCTGTTCCAGCAGTGAGAAATTCAGAGCCAGTAGTCATCTCAGCTGAGCCTGGTAAAGAGGTCACTATCACCTGCACATTTGTAGATGACTCTAGTGCAGATGTTAGGATTTGGTACAAACAAAGACTGGAGCACATTCCACTGGAAGTGGGATCAAAGTGTAAAGATAAGGACCCAGTAATGTCACCACGTTTCAAACAAACAAGATTTAAAATAGACAGAATAGTGAATGGCATTTCTCTCAGGATTAAAAATGTTACTAAAGaagatgaaggaatgtacttctgtgggctgagcagacagaaagagatgaaCTTTTCTACTGCTACATTCTTGGCTGTAACAG GACAGTCAGACATATCAGTGCTCCAAACTCCAGTAAgggggtcagtttctccaggagagccggtcactctgcagtgcacggtcatctctgagatcagagcagcagatctccgagtgctctggttcagagctgctgcaggacaatcctttcctgaaatcatttacactcatcagaacagcagcagccgtcagtgtgagatcagtTCTTCTACAACCTGCTCTCTGTATGAGTTCTCTAAGAACATCCTCGACCAGCACCacactggaacttactactgcgcTGTGGCTGCTTGTGGGAAGATCATTTTTGGGAATGGAGCATCAGTAGAACTga CCTCTCCTGTGGATCCCACTGTGTTCTATCTGGGAGCAGCTTTGGGAATCTGTGTGATTGTGATCTGTGTTCAAGCCATTCAAAACCGCAGCG GGAGAGATCGTGATTCGGTGGTGGAGAACAAAGCCAGTCAG AACTCTGCAGCTGTGGAGCTGAGTTATGCAGCCAAAAGCCTGAGAATGAAGAGTGGATGctctggacacagtgtttactctGAAGTCAGATACTTCTCAGTTACTGACCCCAACAATCATTGA